In a single window of the Necator americanus strain Aroian chromosome X, whole genome shotgun sequence genome:
- a CDS encoding hypothetical protein (NECATOR_CHRX.G26304.T2), translating to MKFIVFAAVSVAIVLASHHSTDPDKDSAHQKGGEHDTKYDHDQFLGKDAAAEFDELTPEKSKERLAKLVPKMDSDGDGFVEEKELREHINFMQKRYVNNDVERTWKNYKDDKIVDGKIKWEDYREMVYGSPTGEGQELSPEYTKMIARDQKRWAVADYDSNGALDRTEYGCFMHPEDCEHMRDVVVAETVEDIDKNKDGYVDLEEYIGDMYRPEDYPELNGKEPDWVQSEREMFKEHRDKDGDGKLNQDEMRDWIMPVGFDHAEAEARHLVGIADDNKDGKLSMEEIIAHYDTFVGSQATDYGEQLQKHDPAEL from the exons GGAGGCGAACATGATACCAAATACGACCACGATCAATTCCTTGGAAAGGATGCAGCCGCTGAATTCGATGAACTTACAccagaaaaatcgaaagagAGACTTGC caaaCTTGTCCCGAAGATGGACTCTGACGGAGATggttttgttgaagaaaaagaactaagaGAGCATATCAATTTTATGCAGAAAAG ataTGTGAACAACGATGTAGAACGAACGTGGAAAAACTACAAAGATGACAAGATCGTTGATGGTAAGATCAAGTGGGAGGATTACAG AGAGATGGTTTATGGATCACCTACTGGTGAAGGACAAGAACTTTCACCTGAATACACTAAGATGATTGCACGTGATCAGAAGCG ATGGGCTGTTGCCGATTATGATTCAAATGGTGCTCTGGATCGTACCGAATACGGTTGCTTTATGCATCCAGAGGATTGCGAACACATGCGTGATGTTGTCGTTGCG GAAACCGTTGAGGATATTGACAAGAACAAAGACGGTTATGTGGACCTTGAGGAATACATCGGTGATATGTATCGCCCAGAGGACTATCCTGAATTGAACGGAAAG GAACCTGACTGGGTACAATCCGAACGCGAAATGTTCAAGGAGCACCGTGATAAGGATGGAGACGGCAAGTTGAATCAG GATGAGATGAGGGATTGGATCATGCCAGTTGGATTCGATCATGCCGAAGCCGAGGCACGCCATTTGGTCGGAATTGCCGATGATAATAAG GATGGTAAACTATCTATGGAGGAGATTATTGCTCATTATGATACGTTTGTTGGATCGCAAGCGACCGACTACGGAGAGCAACTACAGAAACACGATCCGGCTGAACTGTGA
- a CDS encoding hypothetical protein (NECATOR_CHRX.G26304.T1) produces the protein MKFIVFAAVSVAIVLASHHSTDPDKDSAHQKGGEHDTKYDHDQFLGKDAAAEFDELTPEKSKERLAKLVPKMDSDGDGFVEEKELREHINFMQKRYVNNDVERTWKNYKDDKIVDGKIKWEDYREMVYGSPTGEGQELSPEYTKMIARDQKRWAVADYDSNGALDRTEYGCFMHPEDCEHMRDVVVAEDLSIKFIDPRLETVEDIDKNKDGYVDLEEYIGDMYRPEDYPELNGKEPDWVQSEREMFKEHRDKDGDGKLNQDEMRDWIMPVGFDHAEAEARHLVGIADDNKDGKLSMEEIIAHYDTFVGSQATDYGEQLQKHDPAEL, from the exons GGAGGCGAACATGATACCAAATACGACCACGATCAATTCCTTGGAAAGGATGCAGCCGCTGAATTCGATGAACTTACAccagaaaaatcgaaagagAGACTTGC caaaCTTGTCCCGAAGATGGACTCTGACGGAGATggttttgttgaagaaaaagaactaagaGAGCATATCAATTTTATGCAGAAAAG ataTGTGAACAACGATGTAGAACGAACGTGGAAAAACTACAAAGATGACAAGATCGTTGATGGTAAGATCAAGTGGGAGGATTACAG AGAGATGGTTTATGGATCACCTACTGGTGAAGGACAAGAACTTTCACCTGAATACACTAAGATGATTGCACGTGATCAGAAGCG ATGGGCTGTTGCCGATTATGATTCAAATGGTGCTCTGGATCGTACCGAATACGGTTGCTTTATGCATCCAGAGGATTGCGAACACATGCGTGATGTTGTCGTTGCG GAAGATCTATCAATAAAATTCATAGATCCACGATTG GAAACCGTTGAGGATATTGACAAGAACAAAGACGGTTATGTGGACCTTGAGGAATACATCGGTGATATGTATCGCCCAGAGGACTATCCTGAATTGAACGGAAAG GAACCTGACTGGGTACAATCCGAACGCGAAATGTTCAAGGAGCACCGTGATAAGGATGGAGACGGCAAGTTGAATCAG GATGAGATGAGGGATTGGATCATGCCAGTTGGATTCGATCATGCCGAAGCCGAGGCACGCCATTTGGTCGGAATTGCCGATGATAATAAG GATGGTAAACTATCTATGGAGGAGATTATTGCTCATTATGATACGTTTGTTGGATCGCAAGCGACCGACTACGGAGAGCAACTACAGAAACACGATCCGGCTGAACTGTGA
- a CDS encoding hypothetical protein (NECATOR_CHRX.G26305.T1), translated as MSPLLSIVISIGLAHAFDVPCTQKLIGNKCLFDEECYGMNTVCRNGRCTCPTNFEEFDIDDRTTICRLAPSKIGDTCQRDCKPPLLCRDGRCECWGGSIVDGECVVPCPAGQQLYGVECTRVAHYGQICEKDSQCVDPFNACVGGTCQCAPGTTRDVMRGFCYAVCPDGMHPRQTCRRLFVNDVDMLENAANTDSCPLGYRCVTYGSPYVGHCCRLRCPYGEPDLSQSCDAGSAPESKCRPLTHFCYSITEPGWKSSLCCPRPCRDPTPLYINGQCLSIAHRDDPCQIDQQCEGGISMSCTLGTCQCKLGYHPYNDDRFPTCEKSCNQLDEIPSSDRCLQKAQLGQRCLSKKQCPNFSDCKFGTCQCLCGYKQVRDNILGTRCTNPDDPLSLNTILTGVEQLFGNKRATRN; from the exons ATGTCGCCACTGCTATCGATCGTCATATCGATCGGACTCGCCCACGCATTTGATGTACCGTGTACAC aaaaactaaTCGGAAACAAATGTTTGTTTGATGAGGAATGTTATGGTATGAACACAGTTTGTCGAAATGGTCGTTGCACTTGTCCGAcaaattttgaggaattcGATATCGACGATAGGACAACCATATGCCGACTTG CACCATCTAAAATAGGAGACACATGTCAACGTGATTGTAAACCACCGTTACTATGTCGTGATGGACGATGCGAATGTTGGGGAGGAAGTATTGTCGATGGGGAATGCGTAGTGC CTTGCCCGGCTGGCCAACAATTGTACGGGGTTGAATGCACTAGAGTGGCACATTATGGACAAATCTGTGAAAAGGATAGTCAGTGTGTTGATCCCTTCAATGCATGCGTTGGTGGAACTTGTCAATGTGCTCCAGGAACTACAAGGGATGTTATGCGTGGATTTTGTTATGCTG TATGTCCTGATGGAATGCATCCACGTCAAACATGTCGTCGATTATTCGTAAATGATGTGGATATGTTGGAGAATGCAGCAAACACGGATAGTTGTCCGTTAGGATATCGATGTGTGACCTACGGTAGTCCATACGTTGGTCACTGCTGTCGACTACGTTGTCCTTATGGGGAACCGGATCTCAG CCAATCATGTGATGCTGGTTCAGCTCCGGAATCAAAATGTCGACCTCTCACACACTTTTGCTACTCGATCACTGAGCCAGG GTGGAAATCGTCACTATGCTGCCCTCGTCCATGTCGTGATCCTACACCTCTTTACATTAATGGACAATGCTTATCCATAGCGCATAGGGATGATCCTTGTCAAATTGACCAACAG TGTGAAGGCGGAATCTCCATGTCTTGCACGCTCGGCACGTGTCAATGCAAGCTCGGCTATCATCCA tataatGATGACCGATTTCCTACTTGCGAGAAAAGTTGCAATCAACTGGATGAAATTCCTTCCTCGGATCGTTGCCTTCAAAAAGCTCAACTAGGTCAACGATGCCTTTCGAAGAAACAATGTCCAAATTTTTCGGATTGCAAGTTTGGAACTTGTCAATGCCTATGTGGATATAAGCAAGTGCGG GACAACATTCTTGGCACAAGATGTACGAATCCGGATGATCCGCTCAGTTTGAATACGATACTGACGGGCGTCGAACAACTATTTGGCAACAAACGGGCCACTCGAAACTGA
- a CDS encoding hypothetical protein (NECATOR_CHRX.G26305.T2), with product MNTVCRNGRCTCPTNFEEFDIDDRTTICRLAPSKIGDTCQRDCKPPLLCRDGRCECWGGSIVDGECVVPCPAGQQLYGVECTRVAHYGQICEKDSQCVDPFNACVGGTCQCAPGTTRDVMRGFCYAVCPDGMHPRQTCRRLFVNDVDMLENAANTDSCPLGYRCVTYGSPYVGHCCRLRCPYGEPDLSQSCDAGSAPESKCRPLTHFCYSITEPGWKSSLCCPRPCRDPTPLYINGQCLSIAHRDDPCQIDQQCEGGISMSCTLGTCQCKLGYHPYNDDRFPTCEKSCNQLDEIPSSDRCLQKAQLGQRCLSKKQCPNFSDCKFGTCQCLCGYKQVRDNILGTRCTNPDDPLSLNTILTGVEQLFGNKRATRN from the exons ATGAACACAGTTTGTCGAAATGGTCGTTGCACTTGTCCGAcaaattttgaggaattcGATATCGACGATAGGACAACCATATGCCGACTTG CACCATCTAAAATAGGAGACACATGTCAACGTGATTGTAAACCACCGTTACTATGTCGTGATGGACGATGCGAATGTTGGGGAGGAAGTATTGTCGATGGGGAATGCGTAGTGC CTTGCCCGGCTGGCCAACAATTGTACGGGGTTGAATGCACTAGAGTGGCACATTATGGACAAATCTGTGAAAAGGATAGTCAGTGTGTTGATCCCTTCAATGCATGCGTTGGTGGAACTTGTCAATGTGCTCCAGGAACTACAAGGGATGTTATGCGTGGATTTTGTTATGCTG TATGTCCTGATGGAATGCATCCACGTCAAACATGTCGTCGATTATTCGTAAATGATGTGGATATGTTGGAGAATGCAGCAAACACGGATAGTTGTCCGTTAGGATATCGATGTGTGACCTACGGTAGTCCATACGTTGGTCACTGCTGTCGACTACGTTGTCCTTATGGGGAACCGGATCTCAG CCAATCATGTGATGCTGGTTCAGCTCCGGAATCAAAATGTCGACCTCTCACACACTTTTGCTACTCGATCACTGAGCCAGG GTGGAAATCGTCACTATGCTGCCCTCGTCCATGTCGTGATCCTACACCTCTTTACATTAATGGACAATGCTTATCCATAGCGCATAGGGATGATCCTTGTCAAATTGACCAACAG TGTGAAGGCGGAATCTCCATGTCTTGCACGCTCGGCACGTGTCAATGCAAGCTCGGCTATCATCCA tataatGATGACCGATTTCCTACTTGCGAGAAAAGTTGCAATCAACTGGATGAAATTCCTTCCTCGGATCGTTGCCTTCAAAAAGCTCAACTAGGTCAACGATGCCTTTCGAAGAAACAATGTCCAAATTTTTCGGATTGCAAGTTTGGAACTTGTCAATGCCTATGTGGATATAAGCAAGTGCGG GACAACATTCTTGGCACAAGATGTACGAATCCGGATGATCCGCTCAGTTTGAATACGATACTGACGGGCGTCGAACAACTATTTGGCAACAAACGGGCCACTCGAAACTGA
- a CDS encoding hypothetical protein (NECATOR_CHRX.G26305.T3): MNTVCRNGRCTCPTNFEEFDIDDRTTICRLAPSKIGDTCQRDCKPPLLCRDGRCECWGGSIVDGECVVPCPAGQQLYGVECTRVAHYGQICEKDSQCVDPFNACVGGTCQCAPGTTRDVMRGFCYAVCPDGMHPRQTCRRLFVNDVDMLENAANTDSCPLGYRCVTYGSPYVGHCCRLRCPYGEPDLSQSCDAGSAPESKCRPLTHFCYSITEPGRVEIVTMLPSSMSDDPCQIDQQCEGGISMSCTLGTCQCKLGYHPYNDDRFPTCEKSCNQLDEIPSSDRCLQKAQLGQRCLSKKQCPNFSDCKFGTCQCLCGYKQVRDNILGTRCTNPDDPLSLNTILTGVEQLFGNKRATRN, translated from the exons ATGAACACAGTTTGTCGAAATGGTCGTTGCACTTGTCCGAcaaattttgaggaattcGATATCGACGATAGGACAACCATATGCCGACTTG CACCATCTAAAATAGGAGACACATGTCAACGTGATTGTAAACCACCGTTACTATGTCGTGATGGACGATGCGAATGTTGGGGAGGAAGTATTGTCGATGGGGAATGCGTAGTGC CTTGCCCGGCTGGCCAACAATTGTACGGGGTTGAATGCACTAGAGTGGCACATTATGGACAAATCTGTGAAAAGGATAGTCAGTGTGTTGATCCCTTCAATGCATGCGTTGGTGGAACTTGTCAATGTGCTCCAGGAACTACAAGGGATGTTATGCGTGGATTTTGTTATGCTG TATGTCCTGATGGAATGCATCCACGTCAAACATGTCGTCGATTATTCGTAAATGATGTGGATATGTTGGAGAATGCAGCAAACACGGATAGTTGTCCGTTAGGATATCGATGTGTGACCTACGGTAGTCCATACGTTGGTCACTGCTGTCGACTACGTTGTCCTTATGGGGAACCGGATCTCAG CCAATCATGTGATGCTGGTTCAGCTCCGGAATCAAAATGTCGACCTCTCACACACTTTTGCTACTCGATCACTGAGCCAGGGCGG GTGGAAATCGTCACTATGCTGCCCTCGTCCATGTC GGATGATCCTTGTCAAATTGACCAACAG TGTGAAGGCGGAATCTCCATGTCTTGCACGCTCGGCACGTGTCAATGCAAGCTCGGCTATCATCCA tataatGATGACCGATTTCCTACTTGCGAGAAAAGTTGCAATCAACTGGATGAAATTCCTTCCTCGGATCGTTGCCTTCAAAAAGCTCAACTAGGTCAACGATGCCTTTCGAAGAAACAATGTCCAAATTTTTCGGATTGCAAGTTTGGAACTTGTCAATGCCTATGTGGATATAAGCAAGTGCGG GACAACATTCTTGGCACAAGATGTACGAATCCGGATGATCCGCTCAGTTTGAATACGATACTGACGGGCGTCGAACAACTATTTGGCAACAAACGGGCCACTCGAAACTGA
- a CDS encoding hypothetical protein (NECATOR_CHRX.G26306.T1) codes for MDIQPQPTWQSFCEQNVVTSDGFYDFVEDEGDRRAANVRERKRMCSINVAFIELRNYIPTFPFEKRLSKIDTLNLAIAYINMLEDVLRSPMDPHRYIRRCVAMSRSSHPNAPSWSTSDLIARLSWIKWRRLGIEPIE; via the exons ATGGATATTCAGCCACAGCCTACG TGGCAATCATTTTGTGAACAAAACGTCGTCACATCCGATGGTTTCTACGATTTTGTCGAGGATGAAGGTGATCGACGAGCTGCAAATGTACGAGAACGAAAACGAATGTGTAGTATCAATGTGGCTTTCATT GAACTCCGGAATTACATTCCTACATTCCCATTCGAAAAACGACTATCAAAAATTGACACATTGAATTTGGCCATAGCCTATATAAATATGTTAGAAGATGTGTTacg ATCTCCCATGGATCCACATCGTTATATACGTCGATGTGTGGCTATGTCAAGGAGCAGTCATCCGAATGCACCATCGTGGAGCACaagtg ATCTCATCGCTCGACTTAGTTGGATCAAATGGCGACGTCTTGGAATCGAACCGATCGAATGA